From a region of the Kwoniella mangroviensis CBS 8507 chromosome 1 map unlocalized Ctg01, whole genome shotgun sequence genome:
- a CDS encoding transcription elongation factor SPT5, with the protein MSDIEDPSSPVDLKSEDERPVTKKRPRIVDPDEEDDVDDADEVVKADDEKAEEDVENDLDEDEDEEDDEEDEDDDEENDGERRRKRRRKQKRYRFLDVEAEVDDEDEEEDEDNDYGDVAEFIDEAPEEGATQSDYQHRRLDRTIGRNEEEDVQDIVQRLKERHARTAAARYNGDSDAVPQRLLMPGVNDPSLWRVYVKTGREAAICASIFRKVFSQQYSANPIEVISVFFRDSLQGMIFLEARQSASVSAAIAGIVGIFPSRGVSLVPIEEMAPLLKIKKKDVNLIPGMWIRMKRGKHTGDLAQVVDTDQITSGVVGIKFIPRIDLTPREKRKERAANGKGFTSSIKPPSRLFSYDDVRKIYGRQSVRQGAQGSYFFDNDEYIDGFCVKDVKINVIESENVNPTLEEISRFSGDDQSTAKFDLSAIADANKNLTVSVLLPGDQVEVYEGEQTGLYGVVETVTSDVISIKAVGGEVHDQIIEVPSRSVRKRFDIGEHVKVLAGKNQDATGMVVEVKGDVVTLMSDQGEQEIKVFSKDIRKAADTSNTTKTGGLYDLHDLVMLDSTTAAVVTKIEGALLRVLDQNGAARSVTPDQVTLRRDNKRLAVATDSQGNDMKVGDNMKETEGENRQGEVINIFRSLFVFLHNRDLTENNGVFVARAQSLISVTPKSAVSDLGKINPALNQQLPYGGASLMPPPATNVNRNRLINTLVVVIKGTSKGLLGTIRDIQGDNARVELKTNNKTLTIALTSLKRKDQKTGATFPLEAGGGPGGYGRGVGAGGYDVNPYNGAPMNGGQTPGGFGGRTPAARFGQTPNPYAAGGIGGGKTPNPYAAGAGAGGRTPAPGWGAGGKTPAPGWGGAGGKTPGWAGSGGKTPAPGFADGGRTPAWGAGAAGMGGKTPNPYGAGAGPSGGRTPAPAGSTYGSGMDTGGSRYNNGPITAPTPYGGPPTVNSAPTPAAPSNPYSAPTPYGAPTPFAGPPTYAAPTPGAALSAPTPGLGGPTPYGAPTPFGAPTPYGGGAGGGPQVAAGAIPWDWALDFRNVIVEVGSSSKPNSRSPLHFQRGAHDGKRFGYDQINGESCHCISLDDSSIIEDIPAEYLRPCKPDQPGQVVVCIGGGPDQKGQQRTTQYENDGSWMMEMDHGDLGALVIESGDLCRIWKM; encoded by the exons ATGtcagatatcgaagatcCGTCTTCACCTGTTGACCTGAAATCCGAAGATGAGAGACCAGtaacgaagaagaga CCAAGAATAGTAGATCCTGACG AAGAAGAC GACGTTGATGACGCCGATGAAGTAGTAAaagcagatgatgagaaggctgaagaggatgtagagaatgatctggatgaggatgaagatgaagaagatgacgaggaggacgaggatgatgatgaagagaatgatg GCGAAAGGCGTCGAAAG CGTCGGAGAAAGCAGAAGAGATATAGGTTCTTGgatgtcgaagctgaggtagatgatgaggacgaagaggaagacgaggataATGATTATGGAGATG TTGCCGAGTTCATCGATGAAgcacctgaagaaggagcTACTCAGAGTGATTATCAACATCGAAGATTGGATCGAACGATTGGTAGaaacgaggaagaagacgtGCAAGATATAGTacagagattgaaagagagacATGCAAGAACGGCCGCAGCGAGATATAACGGTGATAGTGATGCAGTGCCTCAGAGGTTGTTGATGCCCGGTGTGAATGATCCTAGTTTATGGAGGGTATATGTCAAG ACTGGTAGAGAAGCTGCGATCTGTGCTTCTATCTTCCGAAAAGTCTTCTCCCAACAATATTCTGCCAACCCCATCGAAGTGATCTCAGTATTCTTCCGAGACTCGCTTCAAGGTATGATATTCCTCGAAGCTCGACAATCTGCCTCTGTCAGTGCTGCTATCGCCGGTATCGTCGGTATCTTCCCCTCAAGAGGTGTATCGCTTGTGCCCATTGAGGAAATGGCTCCTTtgctcaagatcaagaagaaggacgtGAACTTGATACCAGGAATgtggatcaggatgaagaggggtaAACATACAGGTGACTTAGCTCAGGTGGTAGATACGGATCAGATCACAAGTGGAGTTGTCGGAATAAAGTTCATACCTAGAATCGATCTTACACCtagagaaaagaggaaagaaagagcgGCGAACGGAAAAGGATTCACATCTTCTATAAAACCACCTTCAAGATTATTCTCATACGACGATGTTAGGAAGATCTATGGTCGACAGAGTGTGAGACAAGGTGCTCAGGGGAGTTATTTCTTCGATAATGACGAATACATTGATGGTTTCTGTGTCAAAGACGTCAAGATCAATGTGATCGAAAGTGAAAATGTCAATCCAACTTTAGAAGAGATATCGAGATTTtcaggagatgatcaatctaCTGCTAAATTCGATTTATCCGCTATAGCAGATGCCAACAAAAACCTTACTGTGTCGGTTCTGTTGCCtggtgatcaagttgaagtGTACGAAGGTGAACAAACTGGATTATATGGTGTTGTCGAAACGGTAACTTCGGACGTCATATCGATAAAAGCTGTAGGAGGTGAAGTGCACGATCAAATCATTGAAGTACCCTCGAGAAGTGTCAGGAAAAGATTCGATATTGGTGAACATGTCAAAGTGTTGGCGGGCAAGAATCAAGATGCAACTGGTATGGTGGTcgaagtgaaaggtgatgtagTAACATTAATGTCTGATCAAGGGGAACAAGAG ATCAAAGTGTTCTCGAAAGATATCAGAAAGGCCGCGGATACTTCCAACACGACTAAGACTGGTGGATTGTATGATCTGCATGACCTGGTCATGCTAGA TTCTACCACTGCTGCTGTTGTCACAAAAATCGAGGGAGCCTTACTGCGTGTACTAGATCAGAATGGTGCTGCTAGATCTGTCACACCCGATCAAGTGACATTGAGAAGAGATAACAAGCGTTTGGCTGTTGCTACCGATTCCCAAGGAAACGATATGAAAGTGGGAGATAACATGAAGGAGACTGAGGGAGAG AATCGACAAGGAGAAGTGATAAACATATTCCGATCGCTTTTCGTCTTCCTACACAACCGAGATCTCACCGAGAACAATGGTGTATTCGTTGCTCGAGCTCAATCATTAATTTCAGTCACACCGAAATCTGCCGTAAGCGACTTAGGCAAGATCAACCCTGCACTGAACCAGCAATTACCTTATGGCGGTGCATCGCTCATGCCTCCTCCCGCTACCAATGTCAATCGAAATAGATTGATCAATACCCTTGTCGTGGTAATCAAAGGGACAAGCAAAGGTCTGTTGGGTACGATCCGAGATATCCAAGGTGATAATGCCAGAGTGGAATTGAAGACCAACAACAAGACTTTGACTATTGCTTTGACTTCtctgaagaggaaaga CCAAAAGACAGGTGCAACTTTCCCGCTCGAAgctggtggtggacctgGCGGGTACGGACGTGGTGTAGGTGCTGGTGGATATGATGTTAACCCTTACAATGGTGCTCCAatgaat GGCGGACAAACTCCTGGAGGTTTCGGTGGAAGAACTCCAGCTGCGAGATTCGGTCAGACACCAAATCCATATGCTGCAGGT GGTATTGGAGGTGGCAAAACACCAAACCCTTACGCTGCCGGAGCTGGTGCGGGAGGCCGAACACCCGCACCTGGATGGGGTGCAGGTGGTAAAACTCCAGCGCCAGGATGGGGAGGTGCAGGAGGTAAAACTCCTGGATGGGCTGGTAGCGGTGGCAAGACACCGGCTCCTGGGTTTGCGGATGGTGGAAGAACACCTGCCTGGGGTGCTGGAGCTGCGGGTATGGGTGGTAAAACACCTAATCCCTATGGGGCTGGCGCCGGGCCTTCGGGAGGCAGGACACCTGCTCCGGCCGGGTCTACGTATGGGTCTGGTATGGACACTGGGGGATCAAGG TACAACAATGGACCTATCACTGCGCCTACACCATATGGAGGACCCCCAACTGTAAATTCCGCCCCTACTCCTGCTGCGCCATCTAACCCATACTCTGCACCTACACCTTACGGCGCTCCCACACCATTCGCTGGCCCACCGACGTATGCTGCTCCTACACCCGGTGCAGCCTTATCAGCCCCTACGCCAGGTCTAGGTGGTCCAACGCCCTACGGAGCACCTACGCCTTTCGGAGCTCCAACACCATACGGTGGAGGTGCAGGCGGTGGTCCTCAGGTGGCAGCTGGTGCTATACCTTGGGATTGGGCACTTGATTTCCGAAATGTCATAGTGGAAGTTGGATCCTCGTCGAAACCCAACAGCAGATCACCGCTTCATTTCCAGAGAGGTGCTCACGATGGTAAGAGATTCGGCTACGATCAGATCAATGGAGAATCATGTCATTGTATCTCGCTTGACGATTCGAGCATAATCGAAGATATACCTGCTGAATATCTCCGACCTTGTAAACCCGACCAACCTGGACAGGTGGTCGTGTGTATCGGTGGAGGACCCGACCAGAAAGGTCAACAACGAACGACACAATATGAGAACGATGGAAGctggatgatggagatggatcatGGTGATTTGGGAGCTTTGGTGATTGAATCGGGAGATCTGTGTAGGATCTGGAAAATGTAA
- a CDS encoding dihydroxyacetone kinase — MTDRHIFPDHTTLVFRSLRGLVASNPYLNLIPSLKVVYRADHDSSKVSLICGGGSGHEPGTVGFVGKGLLSASVAGDVFASPSARQVNAAIKMVESEKGVILIITNYTGDNLHFGLARLMAQSAGVKNVELVVVGDDVSVPRSRGKYLGRRCLAGITLVCKIMGAGSETDMSFDELVPLGRSLSSNTASIAVALDHCHVPGRSGDGDWHIEEGRCEIGLGLHNETGVFNIAQPGPEELITKLLDLLLKQDDPERSFVKFKDGDEMVLLVNNMGAMSELEMGGVVDEVLVQLESRNIIPVRILQGPFMGSMNMPGISLSLLNLTNVAAENSFVSTSRLLELLDAPHNSPAWPATSQRYPLPEGLRNRKREDAFTEVEEEKEEVYTGGAKLVVDPKPIQQAMKTAAENVLALEPQLTKWDTIVGDGDCGETCALGAKGVLSALSKGLGSNGDLVELFRTLTQVIDDSMGGTLGAIFSIFLAGLTTSLIKHAEANPDEKVNEEFFGKVVKEALDTLQQRTAARVGHRTVMDSLIPFAETLSNQGNLQNAVEECVKGGENTIKQEAKMGRAAYAGTGAERGEMPPDPGAMAFVEVIKAIGKVFA, encoded by the exons ATGACAGATAGACACATTTTCCCCGATCACACCACCTTAGTATTTAGATCCCTTCGAGGTCTAGTAGCTTCCAACccttacctcaacctcatcccCTCCCTCAAGGTAGTCTATCGAGCAGATCATGATTCCTCTAAAGTCTCTTTGATCTGCGGAGGTGGATCAGGCCACGAACCCGGTACAGTTGGATTTGTGGGTAAAGGGTTGTTATCTGCCAGTGTAGCGGGAGATGTATTTGCTAGTCCCAGTGCGAGGCAGGTTAACGCTGCGATCAAGAtggttgaaagtgaaaagggTGTTATATTGATCATAACTAATT ATACCGGTGATAACCTTCATTTCGGTTTAGCGAGACTTATGGCACAATCTGCAGGAGTCAAGAACGTAGAGTTGGTGGTTGTAGGTGACGACGTATCTGTACCGAGATCAAGAGGGAAATATCTAGGTAGAAGATGTTTGGCAGGTATAACTTtag TGTGCAAAATAATGGGAGCAGGTTCAGAAACCGATATGTCTTTTGACGAACTGGTACCCCTCGGTCGATCATTATCTTCAAATACCGCTTCGATAGCTGTCGCATTAGACCATTGTCACGTACCGGGTAgaagtggtgatggtgattggcacatcgaagaaggtagatgTGAGATTGGTTTAGGGCTGCATAACGAAACT GGAGTATTCAACATCGCTCAACCAGGTCCTGAAGAACTAATCACCAAGCTCCTCGACTTACTCCTCAAGCAAGATGATCCCGAACGATCATTTGTGAAGTTCAAAGATGGGGACGAAATGGTGTTGCTCGTGAACAATATGGGAGCGATGAGCGAGTTGGAAATGGGTGGGGTGGTGGATGAAGTATTGGTACAACTTG AATCCCGAAATATCATCCCCGTCCGTATACTCCAAGGCCCCTTTATGGGCTCAATGAACATGCCCGgtatctccctctccctaCTCAACTTGACTAATGTCGCCGCCGAAAACTCGTTCGTATCTACCTCAAGACTCTTGGAATTGCTTGATGCACCTCACAACTCACCCGCTTGGCCCGCAACTTCTCAGAGGTATCCCCTTCCCGAGGGTTTgaggaacaggaagagggaagatgcGTTTacggaggtggaagaggaaaaagaggAGGTTTATACTGGAGGAGCCAAGTTGGTCG TCGATCCAAAACCTATTCAACAAGCTATGAAGACTGCTGCCGAGAATGTCTTAGCCCTTGAACCTCAACTGACTAAATGGGATACC ATCGTCGGTGATGGCGATTGCGGAGAGACCTGTGCCCTAGGTGCCAAAGGAGTTTTATCAGCCCTATCAAAAGGTCTAGGATCCAATGGCGATCTCGTAGAGCTCTTCCGAACCCTCACACAAGTAATCGACGATTCGATGGGTGGCACACTCGGAGcgatcttctcgatcttccTTGCGGGTCTCACAACTTCTCTAATCAAGCATGCTGAGGCGAATCCCGATGAGAAGGTGAACGAAGAGTTCTTTGGTAAAGTTGtgaaagaagctttggataCTTTACAACAGCGTACAGCAGCCAGAGTAGGACATCGAACAGTTATGGATTCTCTCATTCCTTTTGCCGAAACCCTATCCAATCAAGGTAATTTACAGAATGCTGTAGAGGAATGTGTGAAGGGTGGTGAGAATACGATTAAACAGGAGGCTAAGATGGGAAGAGCGGCTTATGCTGGTACGGGTGCTGAGAGAGGTGAAATGCCTCCTGATCCTGGAGCGATGGCTTTTGTGGAAGTTATCAAAGCTATAGGCAAGGTATTCGCTTGA
- a CDS encoding mitochondrial 54S ribosomal protein bL27m, with product MLGLTRPAVSSSFSELRSQLFAGPSNLANQVRFASKAAGGKSRNGRESSGKRLGVKRFGDQYVPPGSILIRQRGQTFLPGQNVAQGKDFTLYAVQPGYVKFYQHHLPYPHLSRPDQPGPQNLAPVKRPRQLKQFVGIVADREERLPRDELSRGRERRFWGWPKEKAEVVRQEGEVASL from the exons ATGCTAGGTCTAACCCGTCCAGctgtatcatcctctttctccgaGCTTAGATCTCAGTTATTTGCCGGACCATCAA ATCTAGCAAACCAAGTCAGATTCGCATCGAAAGCTGCAGGTGGTAAATCGAGGAATGGAAGAGAGTCTTCTGGTAAGAGATTAGGAGTGAAGAGGTtcggag ACCAATACGTACCGCCAGGCTCCATCCTAATTCGTCAAAGAGGCCAAACCTTCCTACCAGGGCAGAACGTCGCCCAAGGTAAAGACTTCACTCTATACGCCGTTCAACCTGGATATGTCAAATTCTATCAACATCACTTACCTTATCCTCACTTATCACGACCTGATCAACCTGGTCCTCAGAATCTTGCACCGGTAAAGAGACCAAGGCAGTTAAAGCAGTTTGTAGGGATTGTAGCCgatagagaagagagattaccTCGTGATGAGTTGAgtagagggagagagaggaggtTTTGGGGTTGGCCTAAGGAGAAGGCTGAGGTAGTGaggcaagaaggagaagtagctTCTTTATAG
- a CDS encoding 40S ribosomal eS4 domain-containing protein: MVHLECRYLLVSYSRHQALKMGRGPKKHLKRLAAPSSWMLDKLGGTYAPRPSPGPHKLRESLPLTVFLRNRLKYALTGREVTAIVKQRLIKVDGKVRTDETFPAGFMDVITIEKSGEHFRLLYDIKGRFTIHRITPEEATFKLLKVKKHQLGAKGVPYLVSHDGRTIRYPDPAIKVNDTVKFDFVQNKIVDHIKFEPGNVVMVTGGRNMGRSGVIVHKERHLGGFDIVHVKDVLDRTFATRLSNIFVIGEGAKAQVSLPKGKGVKLSIAEERDQRRRQRAQDA; the protein is encoded by the exons ATGGTTCATCTTGAATGTCGATACTTGTTAGTCTCTTACTCTAGACATCAAGCATTAAAAATG GGTCGAGGTCCTAAGAAGCATTTGAAACGATTGGCAGCACCATCCTCATGGATGCTCGACAAGTTGGGCGGGACCTAC GCTCCTCGCCCTTCTCCCGGTCCTCACAAGCTCCGAGAATCCCTCCCTCTCACCGTCTTCCTTAGAAACAGATTGAAGTACGCTTTGACCGGACGAGAAGTCACCGCCATTGTCAAGCAAAGACTCATCAAGGTCGACGGTAAAGTTAGAACCGATGAGACTTTCCCTGCTGGTTTCATGG ATGTCATCACCATTGAGAAATCAGGTGAACACTTCCGACTCTTATACGACATCAAAGGTCGATTCACCATCCACCGAATCACCCCTGAGGAAGCCACTTTCAAGCTTTTGAAAGTAAAGAAACACCAACTCGGTGCTAAAGGGGTACCTTACCTCGTCTCCCACGATGGACGAACCATCCGATACCCTGACCCAGCTATCAAAGTCAACGACACCGTCAAATTCGACTTTGTGCAAAACAAGATTGTTGACCACATCAAGTTCGAACCTGGAAATGTAGTTATGGTTACCGGTGGACGAAACATGGGTCGATCAGGTGTTATCGTACACAAGGAGAGACATTTGGGTGGTTTCGATATCGTTCACGTTAAGGATGTTTTGGACCGAACTTTCGCTACCAG ACTCTCTAACATTTTCGTTATCGGTGAAGGTGCCAAGGCTCAAGTATCCTTACCTAAGGGCAAGGGTGTTAAGCTTTCCATCGCCGAGgagagagatcaaagaagaagacaacGAGCTCAAGATGCTTAA
- a CDS encoding DNA repair protein RAD51, with protein MASQEQDPFVGGEGEEDFEMMAPLLVAKLQEAGISAQDTKKLSDAGYHTVEAVAFTPKKMLCTIKGISEQKADKILTEACKMVPMGFTTATEMHSRRSELVHITTGSTGLDTILGGGIETGAITELYGEFRTGKSQICHTLAVTCQLPVSMGGGEGKCLYIDTEGTFRPVRMLAVAERFGLNGEEVLDNIAYARAYNADHQLQLLVQASAMMAESRFSLLIVDSCTSLYRTDFSGRGELSARQMHLAKFLRTLMRLADEFGIAVVVTNQVVAQVDGGQFAVADAKKPIGGNIMAHASTTRLNLRKGRGSSRVCKIVDSPCLPEAEAIFAINANGIGDPEEMKEQ; from the exons ATGGCATCGCAAGAACAAGATCCTTTTGTTggtggggaaggtgaagaagatttcgaaaTGATGGCTCCCTTGCTGGTGGCAAAattacag GAAGCaggaatatcagctcaagatACGAAGAAACTCTCTGACGCAGGATATCATACGGTCGAAGCTGTTGCTTTCACACCTAAGAAAATGTTATGTACGATCAAAGGTATAAGTGAACAAAAAGCCGATAAGATATTGAcggaag CATGTAAGATGGTACCGATGGGATTCACAACCGCTACGGAGATGCATTCGAGAAGATCTGAATTAGTACATATCACTACTGGATCCACGGGCTTGGATACTATCTtaggag GTGGTATTGAAACTGGTGCGATCACAGAACTATATG GTGAATTTAGAACTGGTAAATCTCAGATATGTCATACGTTAGCAGTAACATGTCAG TTGCCCGTGTCgatgggaggtggagaagggaaatgTTTATATATCGATACAGAAGGTACTTTCCGACCGGTCAGGATGTTAGCAGTAGCAGAACGATTCGGATTGAACGGCGAAGAAGTATTGGATAATATAGCTTATGCGAGAGCGTATAATGCCGATCATCAACTGCAATTGTTGGTACAGGCTAGTGCGATGATGGCCGAGTCTAG ATTCTCACTCCTCATCGTCGATTCGTGTACTTCACTTTACCGAACGGATTTCTCTGGTCGAGGAGAATTATCAGCTAGACAGATGCATTTGGCTAAATTCCTCAGAACACTCATGAGATTGGCGGATGAA TTCGGTATAGCTGTAGTTGTCACCAATCAAGTGGTAGCTCAGGTAGACGGCGGGCAATTCGCAGTAGCAGATGCCAAGAAACCTAT CGGGGGTAACATCATGGCTCATGCTTCGACAACCCGACTGAACCTCCGAAAAGGAAGGGGGTCATCGCGAGTGTGTAAAATTGTGGATTCTCCTTGTTTACCTGAAGCAGAAGCTATCTTCgctatcaa CGCCAATGGTATCGGTGATCCagaagagatgaaggagCAGTAA